A single region of the Parasphingorhabdus litoris DSM 22379 genome encodes:
- a CDS encoding uracil-DNA glycosylase family protein, with protein MNFSTPAPSESTPLEQIESLRDWWSLAGVDLHYDDEPASLLTETVPVTRPVEPKPVENIAATESKPQSNLESTGTANFSENYPSEHDEFLAWLSAPENLVEAQWSQNHILPNGVIEPEIMTIVGMPEQSGLLQNSLFSDKSGALLVNMLKAIGCDSQKTYSASISLGRSFDGRIDPQYHDALKKRVLHHIGLVRPKRIIIFGDTPSGLFFNENLLTARKNKQFVNHSSSKIEAIATFHPRILIERPEFKAEAWRDLQLLTRIQA; from the coding sequence ATGAATTTTTCTACGCCTGCACCCTCTGAAAGCACGCCTTTGGAGCAGATAGAAAGCCTTCGCGACTGGTGGAGCCTAGCGGGTGTTGACCTGCATTATGATGACGAACCTGCCTCACTTTTGACAGAGACGGTTCCTGTCACCCGGCCCGTAGAACCAAAGCCAGTAGAGAATATTGCCGCTACGGAAAGCAAGCCGCAATCCAATTTGGAAAGTACCGGCACAGCAAATTTCAGTGAAAATTATCCTTCTGAACATGACGAATTTCTCGCGTGGTTGTCCGCGCCAGAAAATCTGGTGGAAGCACAATGGTCGCAAAATCATATCCTGCCGAACGGTGTAATCGAACCAGAAATTATGACTATTGTGGGAATGCCGGAACAAAGTGGTTTGCTCCAAAATTCTCTCTTCTCGGACAAAAGCGGCGCTTTGTTAGTCAACATGCTCAAGGCCATCGGCTGCGATTCGCAAAAAACCTATTCAGCATCCATCTCTTTGGGACGCTCCTTCGATGGTCGTATTGATCCCCAATATCATGACGCACTCAAAAAACGCGTGTTGCACCATATTGGATTAGTCAGACCAAAACGCATCATAATATTTGGCGACACGCCATCTGGCTTGTTTTTTAACGAGAATTTGCTCACTGCACGCAAGAATAAACAATTTGTTAACCATAGTTCATCCAAAATAGAGGCAATAGCGACTTTTCATCCGCGAATTTTGATCGAAAGACCGGAATTCAAAGCGGAAGCGTGGAGAGATTTGCAATTGCTTACAAGGATTCAAGCTTAG